A stretch of Gossypium hirsutum isolate 1008001.06 chromosome A06, Gossypium_hirsutum_v2.1, whole genome shotgun sequence DNA encodes these proteins:
- the LOC121230550 gene encoding uncharacterized protein translates to MLRNLFVWKQTDAPAAVIVNQADRFLKKWQDAPTVLSRGQCVPSGRSSSRVTWEKPADGWVKCNVGTAISSTSGGCFAAIVRDHTGSFIRGCLGTAPTVWEVQMAELVTIRETLSWLRTLNFRKVIFESDCGDVIERITLHGMTYLNLGLFFKTV, encoded by the exons ATGCTAAG AAACCTGTTCGTTTGGAAGCAAACAGATGCGCCAGCAGCTGTGATTGTCAACCAGGCTGACAGGTTTTTGAAGAAGTGGCAAGATGCTCCGACTGTTTTATCCAGGGGGCAGTGCGTTCCGTCGGGAAGGAGCAGCAGTCGAGTCACTTGGGAGAAGCCGGCTGATGGTTGGGTAAAGTGCAACGTTGGCACCGCCATCTCTTCTACATCGGGCGGTTGTTTTGCAGCTATTGTTCGAGATCATACTGGGTCTTTTATCCGAGGTTGTTTAGGAACGGCCCCTACTGTTTGGGAGGTACAAATGGCTGAATTGGTGACCATACGAGAGACTCTCTCTTGGTTGAGAACACTAAATTTTAGAAAGGTAATTTTCGAATCGGATTGTGGGGATGTTATAGAGCGTATAACTCTTCACGGCATGACTTATCTGAATTTAGGCTTGTTCTTCAAGACTGTTTGA
- the LOC107962029 gene encoding telomere repeat-binding protein 3 — protein MVFKKRLDYGFNAFNVHDVPRAPRSMRRRSQSKCTVEESQFCAFEMLASLAGKLLQESESSASSNASEGHECDSIGKNCFKQEIQYEDKPLKPKCFEQGRCEASVAASELTTENGDDSKDFRCAKNNAILECTLTKTDPACSEEINGDLKYGSFPGNVDGHSPYFGESYNGKTENAFKQERDPTGLETQALNIANKGPPKDPVNFDRVVKLLSRRDPVPSVPFTRRRNDIKLGNRDDEENFSRLKRLSKRFKASRPPTHIGDRRIRKLLTSKYWKVAAKLKDFEHSRFGGKRPLYCKRKTYYNYHRCQYDMLYKQRKIFDRKSVTSYPEKDMIGDKCSTAAMSDRVKFSIKSFRIPELYIEVPETATVGSLKRTVMEAVTALIGGGIRVGLLLQGKKVRDDSRALSQAGISCDDNLDALGFTLEPGPAKAPPTMCSEEPPLLLSYDATLQNLTSSLAAPAVNTGIPNCTPNLPFLTNSENPATDHEPVSSKTDMPTDQSLLESRALVPVPVPATNVEALTAVAVNQKFQKSELAQCRIWRPFSISEVEALVQAVEEIGTGRWRDIKLRAFESADHRTYVNLKDKWKTLVHTAKISLQQRRGDPVPQELLDRVLVAHAYWAQHQAKKQQSKLHHHRHGTPSITDTTEADRKGVARVPIGTM, from the exons ATGGTGTTTAAGAAGAGGTTAGATTATGGATTCAATGCCTTCAATGTCCACGATGTACCCCGAGCCCCTCGATCCATGCGG AGGAGGAGTCAAAGTAAGTGTACAGTTGAGGAAAGTCAGTTTTGCGCATTCGAAATGTTAGCTTCTCTAGCTGGGAAGCTACTGCAGGAGAGTGAAAGTTCTGCTTCGAGCAATGCTTCAGAAGGACATGAATGTGATTCTATAGGTAAAAATTGTTTTAAACAGGAAATCCAGTACGAAGATAAGCCTTTGAAACCCAAATGTTTTGAGCAAGGAAGGTGTGAAGCAAGCGTTGCTGCCTCAGAGTTGACTACTGAAAATGGTGATGATTCGAAGGACTTCAGATGTGCTAAAAATAATGCCATCTTGGAATGCACTTTGACAAAGACGGATCCTGCTTGCTCAGAGGAAATCAATGGCGATTTAAAGTATGGGAGTTTTCCGGGTAATGTAGATGGTCACTCCCCTTATTTTGGGGAGTCGTATAATGGTAAAACTGAGAATGCATTTAAACAAGAGCGAGATCCTACGGGTTTGGAGACTCAGGCTCTAAATATTGCTAATAAAGGCCCTCCAAAGGATCCCGTTAACTTTGATAGAGTTGTCAAATTGCTATCACGTCGGGACCCTGTTCCTAGTGTTCCATTTACAAGACGTAGGAATGATATTAAGTTAGGCAATAGAGATGATGAAGAAAACTTTTCTAGGTTAAAGAGACTTAGCAAGAGGTTTAAGGCTTCTAGACCTCCAACACATATCGGAGACCGAAGAATAAGGAAGTTGCTGACATCCAAATACTGGAAAGTTGCTGCAAAGTTGAAGGATTTTGAACATTCTAGATTTG GAGGAAAAAGGCCTCTGTATTGCAAGCGGAAGACATACTACAACTACCACAGATGTCAGTATGACATGCTTTATAAACAGAGGAAGATCTTTGACCGTAAAAGCGTTACTAGTTATCCTGAGAAGGATATGATTGGTGATAAGTGTAGCACAGCTGCAATGTCAGATAGAG TGAAATTTAGCATCAAGTCCTTTAGGATTCCAGAACTTTACATCGAGGTGCCTGAAACTGCAACTGTTGGTTCACTGAAG AGGACCGTAATGGAGGCAGTGACAGCCTTAATTGGAGGTGGAATACGTGTTGGGCTACTCCTTCAAGGGAAAAAGGTGAGAGATGACAGCAGAGCTCTATCACAGGCTGGTATTTCCTGTGATGATAATCTGGATGCTCTCGGTTTCACTTTGGAGCCTGGTCCTGCAAAAGCTCCTCCAACCATGTGCTCTGAAGAACCACCTCTTTTATTATCATATGACGCCACCCTGCAAAATTTAACGAG CTCTCTGGCCGCTCCAGCTGTAAATACTGGCATTCCGAATTGCACACCCAACCTACCTTTTCTGACCAATTCAGAAAATCCTGCGACTGACCATGAACCTGTTTCCTCCAAAACTGACATGCCAACCGATCAAAGCCTGTTGGAGTCAAGGGCTCTGGTTCCGGTTCCAGTTCCAGCAACAAATGTTGAGGCACTAACTGCTGTCGCAGTCAACCAGAAATTCCAAAAATCTGAGCTTGCACAGTGTCGAATCTGGAGGCCGTTTTCCATATCAGAAGTCGAAGCATTGGTACAGGCAGTTGAGGAGATTGGTACTGGAAG GTGGCGTGATATTAAATTGCGAGCTTTTGAGAGTGCTGACCATCGGACTTATGTGAATTTGAAG GATAAATGGAAAACACTGGTTCACACGGCGAAGATTTCCCTGCAACAACGGCGAGGAGATCCAGTACCTCAGGAACTCCTGGACAGAGTTTTGGTTGCCCATGCTTACTGGGCTCAGCATCAAGCTAAAAAGCAGCAAAGCAAGCTTCACCATCATCGTCATGGAACTCCGAGCATCACAGACACCACTGAAGCTGACAGAAAGGGTGTTGCACGTGTCCCAATCGGTACAATGTAA